One Loxodonta africana isolate mLoxAfr1 chromosome 15, mLoxAfr1.hap2, whole genome shotgun sequence genomic window carries:
- the LOC111752836 gene encoding NXPE family member 1 isoform X3, giving the protein MQPREPVKSSYFSDYPVRKTLKQFWSELHLPIFLHHWNTTTTPSYPEAPLNSVVSPAETDLRIKEIMKKLDQLIPPRPFPHVNTTTSSAHSRVTVLSPRDTYCIGEHLDLLLEVRDYLGRRKEYGGDFLRARMSSPALKAGASGEVTDFNNGTYLVRFTLFWEGQVSLSLLLIHPSEGVSALWRARNQGYDRVIFTGQFANGTSRVLSECGLTLNTSAELCQYLDTRDQEAFYCVKPQHMPCRALTYMSTSNREISYLTLKEKSLFYRSNVGVEMMKDLKHIAVSRCNKSEKIKEKCQTGMKSPVPGGYTLERRWITTFCNQIQLNTMEINGCLKGKLIYLLGDSTLRQWIYYLPKVVKTLKFFDLHGTGIFKQHLLLDAEKHILIQWKKHSHPFVTFQLYSVIEEGYIPREIDQIPGDKNTVIVFTLGQHFRPFPIDIFIRRVISVQKAIERLFLRSPATKVILKTENTRDMHADMERLGDFHGYIQYLIMKDIFKDLNVGVIDAWDMTIAYNSNNIHPPDDVIENQITMFLNYIC; this is encoded by the exons TTTTGGTCTGAATTACATTTACCCATCTTCCTGCATCACTGGAATACCACCACAACACCCTCATACCCTGAGGCACCACTGAATTCCGTGGTCTCACCAGCAGAGACTGACCTGAGGATAAAGGAAATCATGAAGAAATTAGACCAGCTGATCCCACCCAGGCCTTTCCCCCACGTGAACACCACCACCAGCTCAGCACACAGCAGAGTCACCGTGCTCAGCCCTCGTGACACCTACTGCATAGGGGAGCACCTAGACCTCCTGCTGGAGGTGAGGGACTACCTGGGACGCAGAAAGGAGTACGGTGGGGATTTCCTGAGGGCCAGGATGTCTTCCCCAGCCCTGAAGGCAGGCGCTTCAGGAGAGGTGACCGACTTCAACAACGGCACCTACCTTGTCCGCTTCACTCTGTTCTGGGAGGGCCAGGTGTCTCTGTCCCTGCTGCTCATTCACCCCAGTGAGGGGGTGTCAGCACTCTGGAGGGCAAGGAACCAAGGCTATGACAGGGTGATCTTCACTGGCCAGTTTGCCAATGGAACCTCTCGTGTTCTCTCTGAATGTGGCCTGACCCTAAACACAAGTGCTGAACTGTGCCAGTACCTGGACACTCGAGACCAAGAAGCCTTCTACTGTGTGAAACCCCAACATATGCCCTGTAGGGCCCTGACCTACATGTCTACCAGCAATCGAGAAATTTCTTATCTTACTCTCaaggaaaagagtcttttttaCAG GTCCAATGTGGGAGTTGAAATGATGAAAGACCTTAAACACATCGCAGTCTCCCGATGTAACA agagtgaaaaaataaaagaaaaatgccaAACTGGAATGAAGAGTCCTGTACCTGGTGGTTATACTTTGGAAAGAAGGTGGATTACAACATTTTGCAACCAGATTCAGTTAAATACAATGGAGATAAATGGCTGTTTGAAAGGAAAACTCATTTACCTTCTGGGAGACTCTACACTACGGCAGTGGATCTACTACCTACCCAAAGTAGTAAAAA cattaaaattttttgatctTCATGGAACTGGAATATTTAAGCAACATTTGCTTCTGGATGCAGAAAAACACATTCTGATTCAGTGGAAGAAACATAGCCATCCTTTTGTTACTTTTCAACTCTACTCTGTGATAGAGGAGGGTTATATCCCTAGGGAAATTGACCAGATACCAGGGGACAAAAACACAGTTATCGTCTTCACACTCGGCCAGCACTTCAGACCCTTCCCCATTGACATTTTCATCCGCAGAGTTATCAGTGTCCAAAAGGCTATTGAACGACTGTTCCTAAGAAGCCCAGCCACTAAAGTGATCCTTAAGACAGAAAACACCAGGGATATGCACGCAGACATGGAGAGGCTTGGAGACTTCCATGGCTACATTCAGTATCTTATCATGAAGGACATTTTCAAAGATCTCAATGTCGGTGTCATTGATGCCTGGGACATGACCATTGCATATAATTCCAATAATATCCACCCACCTGATGACGTGATAGAAAATCAGATTACCATGTTCTTAAACTATATCTGCTAA
- the LOC111752836 gene encoding NXPE family member 1 isoform X1 gives MQPREPVKSSYFSDYPVRKTLKQFWSELHLPIFLHHWNTTTTPSYPEAPLNSVVSPAETDLRIKEIMKKLDQLIPPRPFPHVNTTTSSAHSRVTVLSPRDTYCIGEHLDLLLEVRDYLGRRKEYGGDFLRARMSSPALKAGASGEVTDFNNGTYLVRFTLFWEGQVSLSLLLIHPSEGVSALWRARNQGYDRVIFTGQFANGTSRVLSECGLTLNTSAELCQYLDTRDQEAFYCVKPQHMPCRALTYMSTSNREISYLTLKEKSLFYRSNVGVEMMKDLKHIAVSRCNSKSLLFHESEKIKEKCQTGMKSPVPGGYTLERRWITTFCNQIQLNTMEINGCLKGKLIYLLGDSTLRQWIYYLPKVVKTLKFFDLHGTGIFKQHLLLDAEKHILIQWKKHSHPFVTFQLYSVIEEGYIPREIDQIPGDKNTVIVFTLGQHFRPFPIDIFIRRVISVQKAIERLFLRSPATKVILKTENTRDMHADMERLGDFHGYIQYLIMKDIFKDLNVGVIDAWDMTIAYNSNNIHPPDDVIENQITMFLNYIC, from the exons TTTTGGTCTGAATTACATTTACCCATCTTCCTGCATCACTGGAATACCACCACAACACCCTCATACCCTGAGGCACCACTGAATTCCGTGGTCTCACCAGCAGAGACTGACCTGAGGATAAAGGAAATCATGAAGAAATTAGACCAGCTGATCCCACCCAGGCCTTTCCCCCACGTGAACACCACCACCAGCTCAGCACACAGCAGAGTCACCGTGCTCAGCCCTCGTGACACCTACTGCATAGGGGAGCACCTAGACCTCCTGCTGGAGGTGAGGGACTACCTGGGACGCAGAAAGGAGTACGGTGGGGATTTCCTGAGGGCCAGGATGTCTTCCCCAGCCCTGAAGGCAGGCGCTTCAGGAGAGGTGACCGACTTCAACAACGGCACCTACCTTGTCCGCTTCACTCTGTTCTGGGAGGGCCAGGTGTCTCTGTCCCTGCTGCTCATTCACCCCAGTGAGGGGGTGTCAGCACTCTGGAGGGCAAGGAACCAAGGCTATGACAGGGTGATCTTCACTGGCCAGTTTGCCAATGGAACCTCTCGTGTTCTCTCTGAATGTGGCCTGACCCTAAACACAAGTGCTGAACTGTGCCAGTACCTGGACACTCGAGACCAAGAAGCCTTCTACTGTGTGAAACCCCAACATATGCCCTGTAGGGCCCTGACCTACATGTCTACCAGCAATCGAGAAATTTCTTATCTTACTCTCaaggaaaagagtcttttttaCAG GTCCAATGTGGGAGTTGAAATGATGAAAGACCTTAAACACATCGCAGTCTCCCGATGTAACAGTAAGTCGCTTCTGTTCCATG agagtgaaaaaataaaagaaaaatgccaAACTGGAATGAAGAGTCCTGTACCTGGTGGTTATACTTTGGAAAGAAGGTGGATTACAACATTTTGCAACCAGATTCAGTTAAATACAATGGAGATAAATGGCTGTTTGAAAGGAAAACTCATTTACCTTCTGGGAGACTCTACACTACGGCAGTGGATCTACTACCTACCCAAAGTAGTAAAAA cattaaaattttttgatctTCATGGAACTGGAATATTTAAGCAACATTTGCTTCTGGATGCAGAAAAACACATTCTGATTCAGTGGAAGAAACATAGCCATCCTTTTGTTACTTTTCAACTCTACTCTGTGATAGAGGAGGGTTATATCCCTAGGGAAATTGACCAGATACCAGGGGACAAAAACACAGTTATCGTCTTCACACTCGGCCAGCACTTCAGACCCTTCCCCATTGACATTTTCATCCGCAGAGTTATCAGTGTCCAAAAGGCTATTGAACGACTGTTCCTAAGAAGCCCAGCCACTAAAGTGATCCTTAAGACAGAAAACACCAGGGATATGCACGCAGACATGGAGAGGCTTGGAGACTTCCATGGCTACATTCAGTATCTTATCATGAAGGACATTTTCAAAGATCTCAATGTCGGTGTCATTGATGCCTGGGACATGACCATTGCATATAATTCCAATAATATCCACCCACCTGATGACGTGATAGAAAATCAGATTACCATGTTCTTAAACTATATCTGCTAA
- the LOC111752836 gene encoding NXPE family member 1 isoform X2, which produces MFPKSKLQKLLLVLMPLLIVNWIIFMISPHLTKFWSELHLPIFLHHWNTTTTPSYPEAPLNSVVSPAETDLRIKEIMKKLDQLIPPRPFPHVNTTTSSAHSRVTVLSPRDTYCIGEHLDLLLEVRDYLGRRKEYGGDFLRARMSSPALKAGASGEVTDFNNGTYLVRFTLFWEGQVSLSLLLIHPSEGVSALWRARNQGYDRVIFTGQFANGTSRVLSECGLTLNTSAELCQYLDTRDQEAFYCVKPQHMPCRALTYMSTSNREISYLTLKEKSLFYRSNVGVEMMKDLKHIAVSRCNSKSLLFHESEKIKEKCQTGMKSPVPGGYTLERRWITTFCNQIQLNTMEINGCLKGKLIYLLGDSTLRQWIYYLPKVVKTLKFFDLHGTGIFKQHLLLDAEKHILIQWKKHSHPFVTFQLYSVIEEGYIPREIDQIPGDKNTVIVFTLGQHFRPFPIDIFIRRVISVQKAIERLFLRSPATKVILKTENTRDMHADMERLGDFHGYIQYLIMKDIFKDLNVGVIDAWDMTIAYNSNNIHPPDDVIENQITMFLNYIC; this is translated from the exons TTTTGGTCTGAATTACATTTACCCATCTTCCTGCATCACTGGAATACCACCACAACACCCTCATACCCTGAGGCACCACTGAATTCCGTGGTCTCACCAGCAGAGACTGACCTGAGGATAAAGGAAATCATGAAGAAATTAGACCAGCTGATCCCACCCAGGCCTTTCCCCCACGTGAACACCACCACCAGCTCAGCACACAGCAGAGTCACCGTGCTCAGCCCTCGTGACACCTACTGCATAGGGGAGCACCTAGACCTCCTGCTGGAGGTGAGGGACTACCTGGGACGCAGAAAGGAGTACGGTGGGGATTTCCTGAGGGCCAGGATGTCTTCCCCAGCCCTGAAGGCAGGCGCTTCAGGAGAGGTGACCGACTTCAACAACGGCACCTACCTTGTCCGCTTCACTCTGTTCTGGGAGGGCCAGGTGTCTCTGTCCCTGCTGCTCATTCACCCCAGTGAGGGGGTGTCAGCACTCTGGAGGGCAAGGAACCAAGGCTATGACAGGGTGATCTTCACTGGCCAGTTTGCCAATGGAACCTCTCGTGTTCTCTCTGAATGTGGCCTGACCCTAAACACAAGTGCTGAACTGTGCCAGTACCTGGACACTCGAGACCAAGAAGCCTTCTACTGTGTGAAACCCCAACATATGCCCTGTAGGGCCCTGACCTACATGTCTACCAGCAATCGAGAAATTTCTTATCTTACTCTCaaggaaaagagtcttttttaCAG GTCCAATGTGGGAGTTGAAATGATGAAAGACCTTAAACACATCGCAGTCTCCCGATGTAACAGTAAGTCGCTTCTGTTCCATG agagtgaaaaaataaaagaaaaatgccaAACTGGAATGAAGAGTCCTGTACCTGGTGGTTATACTTTGGAAAGAAGGTGGATTACAACATTTTGCAACCAGATTCAGTTAAATACAATGGAGATAAATGGCTGTTTGAAAGGAAAACTCATTTACCTTCTGGGAGACTCTACACTACGGCAGTGGATCTACTACCTACCCAAAGTAGTAAAAA cattaaaattttttgatctTCATGGAACTGGAATATTTAAGCAACATTTGCTTCTGGATGCAGAAAAACACATTCTGATTCAGTGGAAGAAACATAGCCATCCTTTTGTTACTTTTCAACTCTACTCTGTGATAGAGGAGGGTTATATCCCTAGGGAAATTGACCAGATACCAGGGGACAAAAACACAGTTATCGTCTTCACACTCGGCCAGCACTTCAGACCCTTCCCCATTGACATTTTCATCCGCAGAGTTATCAGTGTCCAAAAGGCTATTGAACGACTGTTCCTAAGAAGCCCAGCCACTAAAGTGATCCTTAAGACAGAAAACACCAGGGATATGCACGCAGACATGGAGAGGCTTGGAGACTTCCATGGCTACATTCAGTATCTTATCATGAAGGACATTTTCAAAGATCTCAATGTCGGTGTCATTGATGCCTGGGACATGACCATTGCATATAATTCCAATAATATCCACCCACCTGATGACGTGATAGAAAATCAGATTACCATGTTCTTAAACTATATCTGCTAA
- the LOC111752836 gene encoding NXPE family member 1 isoform X4 — protein MKKLDQLIPPRPFPHVNTTTSSAHSRVTVLSPRDTYCIGEHLDLLLEVRDYLGRRKEYGGDFLRARMSSPALKAGASGEVTDFNNGTYLVRFTLFWEGQVSLSLLLIHPSEGVSALWRARNQGYDRVIFTGQFANGTSRVLSECGLTLNTSAELCQYLDTRDQEAFYCVKPQHMPCRALTYMSTSNREISYLTLKEKSLFYRSNVGVEMMKDLKHIAVSRCNSKSLLFHESEKIKEKCQTGMKSPVPGGYTLERRWITTFCNQIQLNTMEINGCLKGKLIYLLGDSTLRQWIYYLPKVVKTLKFFDLHGTGIFKQHLLLDAEKHILIQWKKHSHPFVTFQLYSVIEEGYIPREIDQIPGDKNTVIVFTLGQHFRPFPIDIFIRRVISVQKAIERLFLRSPATKVILKTENTRDMHADMERLGDFHGYIQYLIMKDIFKDLNVGVIDAWDMTIAYNSNNIHPPDDVIENQITMFLNYIC, from the exons ATGAAGAAATTAGACCAGCTGATCCCACCCAGGCCTTTCCCCCACGTGAACACCACCACCAGCTCAGCACACAGCAGAGTCACCGTGCTCAGCCCTCGTGACACCTACTGCATAGGGGAGCACCTAGACCTCCTGCTGGAGGTGAGGGACTACCTGGGACGCAGAAAGGAGTACGGTGGGGATTTCCTGAGGGCCAGGATGTCTTCCCCAGCCCTGAAGGCAGGCGCTTCAGGAGAGGTGACCGACTTCAACAACGGCACCTACCTTGTCCGCTTCACTCTGTTCTGGGAGGGCCAGGTGTCTCTGTCCCTGCTGCTCATTCACCCCAGTGAGGGGGTGTCAGCACTCTGGAGGGCAAGGAACCAAGGCTATGACAGGGTGATCTTCACTGGCCAGTTTGCCAATGGAACCTCTCGTGTTCTCTCTGAATGTGGCCTGACCCTAAACACAAGTGCTGAACTGTGCCAGTACCTGGACACTCGAGACCAAGAAGCCTTCTACTGTGTGAAACCCCAACATATGCCCTGTAGGGCCCTGACCTACATGTCTACCAGCAATCGAGAAATTTCTTATCTTACTCTCaaggaaaagagtcttttttaCAG GTCCAATGTGGGAGTTGAAATGATGAAAGACCTTAAACACATCGCAGTCTCCCGATGTAACAGTAAGTCGCTTCTGTTCCATG agagtgaaaaaataaaagaaaaatgccaAACTGGAATGAAGAGTCCTGTACCTGGTGGTTATACTTTGGAAAGAAGGTGGATTACAACATTTTGCAACCAGATTCAGTTAAATACAATGGAGATAAATGGCTGTTTGAAAGGAAAACTCATTTACCTTCTGGGAGACTCTACACTACGGCAGTGGATCTACTACCTACCCAAAGTAGTAAAAA cattaaaattttttgatctTCATGGAACTGGAATATTTAAGCAACATTTGCTTCTGGATGCAGAAAAACACATTCTGATTCAGTGGAAGAAACATAGCCATCCTTTTGTTACTTTTCAACTCTACTCTGTGATAGAGGAGGGTTATATCCCTAGGGAAATTGACCAGATACCAGGGGACAAAAACACAGTTATCGTCTTCACACTCGGCCAGCACTTCAGACCCTTCCCCATTGACATTTTCATCCGCAGAGTTATCAGTGTCCAAAAGGCTATTGAACGACTGTTCCTAAGAAGCCCAGCCACTAAAGTGATCCTTAAGACAGAAAACACCAGGGATATGCACGCAGACATGGAGAGGCTTGGAGACTTCCATGGCTACATTCAGTATCTTATCATGAAGGACATTTTCAAAGATCTCAATGTCGGTGTCATTGATGCCTGGGACATGACCATTGCATATAATTCCAATAATATCCACCCACCTGATGACGTGATAGAAAATCAGATTACCATGTTCTTAAACTATATCTGCTAA